ACAGGAAGAACACATCAAACGACTTCGCGAACGACTGAACCAGACCAAGACCAACAAGGAATACGCAGCGGTTCTGACGCAACTGAACACCGACAAGGCTGATGCTCTCAAGATCGAGGACAAGGTTCTGGCGGCGATGGGCAAAGTTGACGATCTCAGGAAGCGGGAAGCCGAGCACCGGGCGACGCTGGAAAAGGAAAAGGCCCGCATGGGTGAGACCCTGAAGTCGGTCACCGAGTTGGAAGCTCAATTGTCCGCCCAGATCAGAGAGTTGGAGGCCCAACGCGATGCGGCCGCCGAAGAGGTGCCTCCGGAAGCCCTCAAGACGTTCGAAAGAGCCCGTGACAGGCACGACGGTGAAGCAATGGCGCTGGTCGAGCAGACGCATCCGCGGCGCGCCGAATATATATGCTCGGGCTGCAACATGTCGGTCACGTTGGAGACGATCAACGCGCTGCAGTCACGTGACGACGTGCAGGTTTGCCACATATGTTCGCGGATTCTGTACCTTGATTCGTCCGCAGGGGTGGCGGCCCGGTAGGCAAGGCGGCCTTGTGTCATGGCCTGGACGGCGCACATCGACGGCGGTTCACGGGGCAACCCCGGCCCGGCAGGTGCGGGCGTTTCCATCGACGACGAGAAAGGTCGGGAGGTTTTCGGTGCCGGATTCTTCCTCGGGCACACGACCAACAACCAGGCCGAGTATGCCGGTCTCTTGCGGGCCCTGAAGGTGTTGCGGGCCGCCGGCGCCGACGACATCCGGGTACTGACCGACAGCGAGTTGCTGGCACATCAGATTAACGGCATCTATCGGGTAAAATCAGCCGAACTGCACCCGCTTTACCTGGAGGCGCGAAAGCTGCTGAAAGGCTTCGACCGGTGGGACGTCCGGTACGTTCCGCGGGCACAAAACCGTTTCGCGGACAGACTGGCCAACCAGGCCATAGACGCTCGAAAGACGGTCTTGGTGCGCGACCGGCTGGATCTGGCCAGGCACGCCGAGTTGGACTTGCCCGCCGTCAAGGCCGAGGGCTTGTTCGACGCAAAGCCGTTGAGCGATCATCAAGGAGACTCCAGGAAAGGGCAGGTGGCCACGAGCCGGGCAAGGTCGGCCGTCTCAGGCATCGAGGTCGTGGTGGCTCGCGCGCCGCGGAAGGGGACCTGCCGGGCGGCGATGAAGCAGGGTGATCGATTCATCTTCACGGAGGTCACGCCGAGCGGTATGTGCGTGGAGGCTTGCGCGGCGGTGATGGAAGCGGTGCTGGCGGTTCGCGATGCCGCCGCTGCCGGTGTAACCTGTGACGAGGCCATGAGTTGCCGCTGTCCGCATCCTGACTGCGGGGCAGTCTTCGACATCCGGCAGGTTCAGCAAGTCCGATAGCCGCCGATCCGACGGTCGGGGGCGAGTGCTGGAATCGCCCAAAACCTGCCTGAATGACGACGCTGATTTCGTCCTGCCTGTCTGCTTTTCATGTCTGGTGGTGCGACCGATAAGCTTCTTGATTTGCCGCAATGAGCGGGAAAGTCGCGGAGATACGCTCGCAATTTCGGGCCGGCCCCGCACGTAAGAGCCGTGGCGTCACCGGCTTGTGCCGCTAAGGGGCATATGCGAACGAACCGATATGCCCGACGGGGAAAGAGGTGTGCGGGCACAGGGCAGAGAGGCGCGCCGGTGGCCCGAGGTCTGGCATGATCAGGTGGTGTATCGTACTGGGGACGGGAGCCGCGCTGTTGTGCGGCTGCGTGGAGCCAACCGGCAGGTCGGTTGTCATTTCGCCATTACCTCCGCCCTACTACATCCCCTACGTGCATGACGAGCGTCCGGTGACGCTGACCACGATGCCGGCCGAGGAGGAGCCGGATCCGACCAAGGCGTGGTATCCGGACGGGCCGCTTTTCGAGGCCTGGGGCTTTATCGTTATTCACCATACCGCAACACCTTATGGTTCGATGCGGGAGATCGATCGCGCCCATCGCAACAACGGTTGGGATGGTTGCGGTTATCATTTCGTCATCGGCAACGGCACGCGGACGCCGGCCGGTTTCATCGAACCGACACCACGATGGAAGAGACAGGAAGAGGGTGCTCATACTCGGCTGAGTCCGAAGATGGCGCGCAAGTCAGGGGTGCAACCGACATATTACAATGAACACGGGATCGGGGTCGTTCTGGTGGGAAATTTCGATGAAGTCCGGCCGAGTGCGGCACAAATGGCCTCGGCCGCCGAGTTGGTGAAGTTTCTAATGAAGCTTTGCCGGATACCCGAGGATCGGGTCATCGGCCACAGAGATGTTGACGCGACGGATTGTCCGGGCAGATGGTTTTCCATGGATGACTTGAAACAACGGGTGCGGGCGTTAAAGTGGCCGACAACGATGCCGGTGGAGACGGCCTCAGTTCGTCCGAGCGGCCGATCTCAATAGCGCATCGAGCAAGGGGGCCTTCAATGAGGCGCTACGCGAACGGGCGAGGCATCACAAGGTGGTTGACGTCACTGGCGGTCGGGGCCAGCCTGCTGGGAGCTTTGGCGGGCTGCAGAGAATCGGTTACGCTTGCTTTCTATGAGGGACTGGAGAACCTTGCGGTCGCCGTGGTGCAGGCCTTCTTTGATGCTATCACTCCAACCTCATCATCCACTGCCGGCGCTCTGGACCTCATGCACTCAGCTCTACCCTGGTTGGCCTGAGGAGTAAAGGAAGCTGACGGTCTTCCCAACATCCGTTTCCAGGCAGTATGGGACTCCGCCGGAAGTGGGCGCTTGGGTGAAGCTTAAGTTGGGGCGCCCTGTCTGCCGCTTCTCCGTCGAGGAGATCATCCTGACTCTTTGCGACGCATACCCGGTACTGGAGGTCCCAGCTAGACAGTACTGTGGCAGAGAGCCATAGGTCCCGTTGACTCGAATCCCAAGCCGGAAAGTTAATAGGCTCGATCAGCATCCATGCGCCCACCCTGCTTGCTGGCAATAAGCACTTGTTAGGAAATCAGTTACGGTCGATCAAACAAACCTCAGAGAAATAATTGCTATTTTTTGTTGACGCGCAATAGATCGTGGTGTACATTGTGTTTGGTTTTAGTTAGGTATACGAGGTCTTTGATCGGTGAAGGTCGTTTCTGGTGACGCGGAGGTTGTGATGCCGGGGGTGGCGAGGCCAAAGGAATCCCGGGTGGAGGGGAAGGGCAACGAGTCGGGTGCCGGCAGGTCGGTGGGGCGGGTGGCGTTGATGGTGACAGTTCCCGGGGTGGCCGCCCCGCCGACCCCCCGGCTCGTTGAGGTGTGCCTGAGGTTCGGCCTTTCTTTGACGCAGGGCGAGCGGGTTATCGTCTCGGGCCT
The Phycisphaerae bacterium DNA segment above includes these coding regions:
- a CDS encoding TIGR04076 family protein, which gives rise to MAWTAHIDGGSRGNPGPAGAGVSIDDEKGREVFGAGFFLGHTTNNQAEYAGLLRALKVLRAAGADDIRVLTDSELLAHQINGIYRVKSAELHPLYLEARKLLKGFDRWDVRYVPRAQNRFADRLANQAIDARKTVLVRDRLDLARHAELDLPAVKAEGLFDAKPLSDHQGDSRKGQVATSRARSAVSGIEVVVARAPRKGTCRAAMKQGDRFIFTEVTPSGMCVEACAAVMEAVLAVRDAAAAGVTCDEAMSCRCPHPDCGAVFDIRQVQQVR
- a CDS encoding peptidoglycan recognition family protein is translated as MIRWCIVLGTGAALLCGCVEPTGRSVVISPLPPPYYIPYVHDERPVTLTTMPAEEEPDPTKAWYPDGPLFEAWGFIVIHHTATPYGSMREIDRAHRNNGWDGCGYHFVIGNGTRTPAGFIEPTPRWKRQEEGAHTRLSPKMARKSGVQPTYYNEHGIGVVLVGNFDEVRPSAAQMASAAELVKFLMKLCRIPEDRVIGHRDVDATDCPGRWFSMDDLKQRVRALKWPTTMPVETASVRPSGRSQ